The Claveliimonas bilis genome window below encodes:
- a CDS encoding DUF6088 family protein — protein sequence MLYEYLKENYIPGEPIFTGDIDIPGMTEENLRYHLKKLTDSGTICRFEPGVYYFPKTDIFGERMSLSPDTVAVHKYILRRGKRVGYYSGYTLANRMGLSTQVPLTQEISSNFAPALVRKITIKNRQYLIRRPVVEVTKENAPVLQFLDCLKDIEKCTEMEPEKCGRILTEYARKNAITKKKIDRFIANYPIKIYKAIYETEVEYVSS from the coding sequence ATGTTATATGAATATTTGAAAGAAAATTATATTCCAGGAGAACCTATTTTTACCGGAGATATTGATATCCCAGGGATGACAGAAGAAAATCTTAGATATCATTTAAAAAAACTTACTGACAGTGGAACCATATGCCGATTCGAACCGGGAGTATACTATTTCCCTAAAACGGATATTTTCGGTGAGCGAATGTCTTTGTCCCCGGATACAGTAGCTGTTCATAAGTATATCTTGCGCAGGGGAAAGCGGGTGGGTTACTATTCCGGCTATACATTGGCAAACCGCATGGGATTATCCACGCAGGTTCCGCTTACTCAGGAGATAAGCAGCAATTTTGCTCCGGCATTGGTAAGGAAAATAACGATTAAAAACAGGCAATACCTTATCAGAAGACCAGTGGTGGAGGTGACGAAAGAAAATGCACCGGTGCTGCAGTTTTTGGATTGTCTGAAGGATATTGAAAAATGCACAGAGATGGAGCCGGAAAAATGCGGAAGGATTTTGACAGAATATGCCAGAAAAAATGCTATTACAAAGAAAAAAATCGATAGGTTTATTGCAAATT